A genomic region of Serratia fonticola contains the following coding sequences:
- the thiH gene encoding 2-iminoacetate synthase ThiH has protein sequence MVSNFSEHLQQWDWDDLRLRINSKTARDVEQALNTEKLTREDFMALLSPAAAPYLEPLAQRAQQLTRQRFGNVVSFYVPLYLSNLCANDCTYCGFSMSNHLKRKTLDATEIERECAAIKTLGFDHLLLVTGEHQRKVGMDYFRQHIPAIRRHFSSLMMEVQPLAQEEYAELKMLGLDGVLVYQETYHPATYQQHHLRGKKQDFYWRLETADRLGRAGIDKIGLGALIGLSSSWRTDCYLLAEHLFYLQQTYWKSRYSISFPRLRPCAGGIEPASLMNEPQLMQVICAFRLFAPDVELSLSTRESAFFRDHMIPVAINSVSAGSKTQPGGYADDVPPQLEQFEPHDGRTPQQVAQAVSAIGLQPVWKDWDEHLGRATQLSATITGPLQ, from the coding sequence ATGGTCAGTAATTTTAGCGAACATCTGCAACAGTGGGATTGGGATGACCTCCGGCTTCGCATTAACAGCAAAACAGCGCGTGACGTCGAACAGGCGCTCAATACAGAAAAGCTGACGCGAGAAGACTTTATGGCATTGCTCTCCCCTGCCGCCGCCCCCTACCTGGAACCCTTGGCGCAGCGAGCGCAACAGCTGACACGGCAGCGTTTCGGTAATGTGGTGAGCTTTTACGTACCGCTATATCTCTCTAACCTGTGCGCCAACGATTGTACTTACTGTGGTTTCTCAATGAGTAATCACCTTAAACGTAAAACACTGGATGCAACAGAGATCGAACGGGAATGTGCAGCCATCAAAACGCTGGGGTTTGACCACCTGCTGTTGGTGACTGGTGAGCACCAACGCAAAGTGGGCATGGACTATTTTCGTCAGCATATCCCCGCCATCCGCCGCCATTTCAGTTCGTTGATGATGGAGGTACAGCCGCTGGCACAGGAAGAATACGCCGAGTTGAAAATGCTTGGCTTGGACGGTGTACTGGTCTATCAGGAAACCTACCATCCAGCCACCTACCAGCAACACCACCTGCGAGGGAAAAAGCAGGACTTCTACTGGCGCCTGGAAACAGCGGATCGTTTAGGTCGCGCCGGGATCGACAAGATCGGCCTGGGGGCGTTGATCGGGCTTTCCAGCAGTTGGCGTACAGACTGCTATCTGCTGGCAGAGCATCTGTTTTATCTGCAACAGACCTACTGGAAGAGCCGTTACTCGATCTCCTTTCCTCGCCTGCGGCCCTGCGCTGGTGGCATTGAACCTGCCTCCCTCATGAATGAACCACAACTAATGCAAGTCATTTGTGCGTTTCGGCTGTTTGCACCTGACGTTGAGCTTTCTTTATCCACACGGGAATCAGCCTTCTTCCGCGATCATATGATCCCTGTTGCCATCAACAGCGTCAGCGCCGGTTCAAAAACCCAGCCGGGCGGTTACGCCGATGACGTGCCCCCCCAGTTGGAACAGTTCGAACCGCACGATGGCCGAACACCACAACAGGTAGCCCAAGCCGTCAGCGCTATCGGGTTACAACCGGTCTGGAAAGATTGGGATGAGCATCTGGGACGCGCTACGCAGCTTTCTGCAACGATTACAGGGCCGCTCCAATAG
- the thiS gene encoding sulfur carrier protein ThiS, whose protein sequence is MKIRLNDQLLELEQSLSIIALLEQLERHQPGTALAINQTIIPRTDWATHYVQDGDDILLFQAIAGG, encoded by the coding sequence ATGAAGATCCGGCTCAATGACCAATTACTGGAACTCGAGCAGTCGTTAAGCATTATCGCCTTGCTCGAACAGTTGGAACGCCACCAGCCAGGCACCGCTCTGGCGATAAACCAGACCATCATCCCTCGCACCGATTGGGCGACCCACTACGTGCAGGACGGTGATGATATCCTGTTATTTCAAGCGATTGCCGGAGGCTGA
- the shiA gene encoding shikimate transporter, with amino-acid sequence MDTTTAISNATSASSDIALQTQLTSSSQKRARRAAWGSFVGAVVDWYDFLLYGIVAALVFNTEFFPQVSPTMGTLAAFGTFGVGFLFRPLGGMVFGHFGDKLGRKRMLMITVWMMGISTALIGLLPSFDSIGWWAPVLLVVLRAIQGFAVGGEWGGAALLAVESAPKKKKAFYSSGVQVGFGVGLLLATGSVSLVSQATSNEDFINWGWRLPFIFSLILVAIAWWVRNGMDESQEFEANKTLQDRANKIRKFPIFEALRQSPKAFLLIIALRFGELLTMYIVTAFAMNYSTTHLGLSRDIFLNIGLLVGAVSCVSIPCFAYLADRFGRRRIYVTGALIGFASAIPFFMALESRNTLMIIFFAIMLGNVAHDMLVSVQQPMFTELFGTAYRYSGAGVGYQVASVVGGGFTPFIAVLLVEFMGGSWHLVAAYLAAGCLLSAIVGMRMKPQAVD; translated from the coding sequence ATGGATACCACAACAGCAATCAGCAACGCTACCTCAGCGAGTAGCGATATCGCCTTACAAACCCAGTTAACAAGCTCCTCTCAGAAGCGGGCTCGCCGCGCTGCGTGGGGGAGCTTTGTTGGTGCGGTTGTCGACTGGTACGACTTTTTGCTGTACGGAATAGTTGCCGCTCTGGTATTTAACACCGAATTCTTTCCCCAGGTGAGTCCGACCATGGGGACGCTGGCTGCATTTGGCACCTTTGGCGTCGGTTTCTTGTTCCGGCCATTAGGCGGCATGGTGTTTGGTCACTTTGGCGACAAGCTGGGCCGTAAACGTATGCTGATGATTACGGTCTGGATGATGGGGATCTCCACCGCCTTGATCGGCCTGTTACCCTCTTTTGATTCGATTGGCTGGTGGGCTCCGGTCCTGCTGGTAGTGTTACGCGCCATTCAAGGATTTGCGGTTGGTGGCGAATGGGGGGGCGCGGCTCTGCTGGCGGTTGAAAGTGCACCCAAAAAGAAAAAAGCTTTCTACAGCAGTGGGGTACAGGTTGGTTTTGGTGTCGGGCTGTTGTTGGCGACCGGTTCGGTTTCTCTGGTTAGCCAAGCGACGTCAAATGAAGATTTTATCAACTGGGGCTGGCGCTTGCCTTTCATATTTAGCCTGATATTGGTCGCCATTGCCTGGTGGGTCCGTAACGGCATGGATGAGTCGCAGGAGTTTGAAGCTAACAAGACGTTGCAGGATAGAGCCAACAAGATACGCAAATTCCCGATCTTCGAGGCCCTGCGCCAGAGCCCCAAGGCCTTTTTATTGATCATTGCCTTGAGATTTGGCGAGTTGCTGACGATGTATATCGTTACGGCTTTTGCCATGAACTACTCAACGACTCACCTTGGCCTTTCGCGCGACATCTTTCTTAACATCGGTTTGTTGGTGGGAGCGGTAAGCTGCGTCTCCATTCCTTGCTTTGCTTATCTGGCCGATCGCTTTGGCCGACGCCGGATATACGTCACGGGGGCGTTAATTGGTTTTGCCAGTGCGATACCGTTCTTCATGGCTCTGGAAAGCCGTAATACCCTGATGATTATCTTCTTTGCCATCATGCTTGGTAACGTTGCACATGACATGCTCGTTAGTGTGCAACAACCGATGTTTACTGAGTTGTTCGGTACTGCATATCGCTACAGCGGTGCTGGAGTGGGTTACCAGGTAGCCAGCGTGGTTGGCGGGGGCTTTACGCCATTTATTGCCGTGTTGCTGGTGGAGTTTATGGGCGGCTCCTGGCACTTGGTTGCCGCCTATCTGGCAGCAGGGTGTCTGCTTTCGGCCATCGTCGGAATGAGAATGAAACCCCAAGCGGTGGACTGA
- a CDS encoding HesA/MoeB/ThiF family protein, producing the protein MLNDQEFLRYSRQLLLEDIGPEGQESLKRATVLIVGLGGLGSPAALYLAAAGVGTLLLADDDKLHLTNLQRQILYRTGDVTASKAQLAKRHLQALNPLVESIALEQRLQGTELNNAIARANLVLDCCDNMETRHAVNAACIKAGVPLISGSAVGFSGQLLVIEPPYAHGCYVCLYPEQAEPQRNCRTAGVLGPVVGVIGTLQALEAVKMLAGIPSSLSGKLRLFDGKQQSWSTLQLSKASTCPICGGSA; encoded by the coding sequence ATGCTCAATGACCAAGAGTTTCTGCGCTACAGCCGCCAGTTGCTGCTGGAAGATATCGGCCCAGAAGGACAGGAAAGCCTGAAACGGGCAACGGTGCTGATCGTCGGGTTAGGCGGATTAGGTTCCCCGGCAGCACTGTATTTGGCGGCCGCTGGCGTCGGCACCTTGTTACTGGCCGATGATGACAAGCTGCATCTGACCAATCTGCAACGGCAAATTCTGTATCGTACCGGCGACGTCACCGCCAGTAAGGCCCAACTGGCAAAACGCCATTTGCAGGCACTGAATCCTCTGGTGGAATCCATTGCGCTGGAACAACGCCTGCAAGGAACAGAGCTGAACAATGCCATTGCTCGTGCCAATCTGGTACTCGATTGCTGCGATAACATGGAAACCCGCCATGCGGTTAATGCCGCCTGTATCAAAGCAGGTGTGCCGTTAATTAGTGGTAGTGCGGTGGGGTTTAGCGGCCAACTGCTGGTTATCGAACCGCCCTACGCTCACGGTTGTTATGTCTGCCTCTATCCGGAGCAGGCCGAACCACAACGCAACTGCCGCACAGCGGGCGTCCTTGGGCCGGTCGTCGGTGTGATCGGCACGCTGCAGGCGTTGGAAGCCGTCAAAATGCTGGCCGGGATACCCTCTTCCCTGAGTGGCAAACTGCGTCTGTTCGATGGCAAACAGCAAAGTTGGAGCACCCTGCAACTGAGCAAGGCCAGCACCTGCCCGATTTGTGGAGGCTCAGCATGA
- a CDS encoding thiazole synthase, producing the protein MVKIADTTFTSRLFTGTGKFATPALMLAALQASGSQLVTMAMKRVDLRGGNDAILAPLQQLGVKLLPNTSGAKTASEAVFAARLAREALGTHWVKLEIHPDVKYLLPDPIETLKAAETLVKEGFVVMPYCGADPVLCKRLEEVGCAAVMPLGAPIGSNRGLRTRDFLEIIIEQAKVPVVVDAGIGAPSHALEAMELGADAVLVNTAIAVARDPVQMARAFRLAVEAGELARNAGLGRRQPIAAASSPLTAFLNQTEEYADGQ; encoded by the coding sequence ATGGTGAAAATCGCCGACACGACCTTTACTTCCCGTTTGTTTACCGGCACCGGTAAATTTGCTACGCCCGCGCTGATGCTGGCGGCATTACAGGCTTCTGGTTCCCAACTGGTCACCATGGCAATGAAGCGCGTCGATCTGCGCGGCGGCAACGACGCTATTCTGGCGCCGCTACAACAGTTGGGCGTGAAACTGCTGCCCAATACTTCAGGGGCGAAGACCGCCAGTGAAGCCGTGTTTGCTGCCCGGCTGGCACGTGAAGCGCTGGGCACCCACTGGGTAAAACTGGAAATCCACCCGGATGTGAAATACTTGCTCCCAGACCCGATTGAAACGTTAAAAGCGGCAGAAACGCTGGTCAAAGAAGGCTTTGTGGTGATGCCTTACTGTGGCGCCGATCCGGTCCTGTGCAAACGACTGGAAGAAGTCGGCTGTGCCGCCGTGATGCCACTCGGTGCGCCTATCGGCTCCAACCGTGGTTTACGCACCCGTGATTTCCTTGAAATTATCATTGAGCAGGCCAAGGTCCCCGTCGTGGTCGATGCCGGAATTGGCGCACCTAGCCACGCGTTAGAAGCAATGGAACTCGGTGCCGATGCGGTACTGGTCAATACCGCTATCGCGGTAGCTCGCGATCCGGTGCAAATGGCCCGGGCTTTCCGATTGGCAGTAGAAGCGGGGGAATTAGCACGTAACGCCGGATTAGGCCGCCGCCAACCTATCGCCGCCGCGTCCAGCCCACTGACCGCCTTCCTCAATCAAACAGAGGAGTACGCTGATGGTCAGTAA
- the thiE gene encoding thiamine phosphate synthase — MANISTPFPATPHKLGLYPVVDSVEWIARLLDAGVTTIQLRIKDLPDEQVEADVAAAIALGKRYQARLFINDYWRLAIKHQAYGVHLGQEDLDTTDLAAIHRAGLRLGVSTHDDTELARAIAVKPSYIALGHIFPTQTKEMPSEPQGLTELRRHVAGLQAFPTVAIGGISIDRVPAVLDCGVGSIAVVSAITQAPDWRAATAKLLQLIEGKE; from the coding sequence ATGGCTAACATCAGCACGCCCTTCCCCGCTACGCCGCACAAACTGGGTTTATACCCGGTCGTCGACAGCGTTGAATGGATCGCCCGCCTGCTGGATGCAGGCGTTACCACCATCCAGTTACGCATCAAAGATCTGCCAGACGAACAGGTAGAAGCTGACGTTGCCGCCGCTATCGCCCTCGGCAAACGCTATCAGGCACGGCTGTTTATCAATGATTACTGGCGGCTGGCGATAAAACATCAGGCCTACGGCGTTCATCTGGGACAGGAAGATCTGGATACCACCGATCTGGCGGCCATCCATCGGGCAGGATTGCGCTTGGGCGTTTCCACCCATGACGACACCGAACTGGCCCGAGCGATCGCAGTAAAGCCTTCCTATATCGCGCTGGGGCATATCTTCCCAACACAGACCAAAGAGATGCCCTCCGAGCCACAAGGCCTAACCGAACTGAGGCGCCACGTCGCCGGACTGCAGGCGTTCCCGACCGTAGCCATTGGTGGGATAAGCATCGATCGGGTTCCTGCGGTACTGGACTGTGGTGTCGGCAGTATCGCCGTTGTCAGCGCCATCACTCAGGCGCCGGACTGGCGTGCGGCCACAGCGAAACTGCTGCAACTGATTGAAGGCAAGGAGTAA
- the rpoC gene encoding DNA-directed RNA polymerase subunit beta', with product MKDLLKFLKAQTKTEEFDAIKIALASPDMIRSWSFGEVKKPETINYRTFKPERDGLFCARIFGPVKDYECLCGKYKRLKHRGVICEKCGVEVTQTKVRRERMGHIELASPTAHIWFLKSLPSRIGLLLDMPLRDIERVLYFESYVVVEGGMTNLERRQILTEEQYLDALEEFGDEFDAKMGAEAIQALLKNMDLEAECEQLREELNETNSETKRKKLTKRIKLLEAFVQSGNKPEWMILTVLPVLPPDLRPLVPLDGGRFATSDLNDLYRRVINRNNRLKRLLDLAAPDIIVRNEKRMLQEAVDALLDNGRRGRAITGSNKRPLKSLADMIKGKQGRFRQNLLGKRVDYSGRSVITVGPYLRLHQCGLPKKMALELFKPFIYGKLELRGLATTIKAAKKMVEREEAVVWDILDEVIREHPVLLNRAPTLHRLGIQAFEPVLIEGKAIQLHPLVCAAYNADFDGDQMAVHVPLTLEAQLEARALMMSTNNILSPANGEPIIVPSQDVVLGLYYMTRDCVNAKGEGMVLTGPKEAERVYRAGLASLHARVKVRITEEIKNTEGESVHQTSIVDTTIGRAILWMIVPKGLPYSIVNQPLGKKAISKMLNTCYRILGLKPTVIFADQIMYTGFAYAARSGASVGIDDMVIPAKKAEIIEEAETEVAEIQEQFQSGLVTAGERYNKVIDIWAAANERVAKAMMENLSVEDVVNRDGVVEQQVSFNSIFMMADSGARGSAAQIRQLAGMRGLMAKPDGSIIETPITANFREGLNVLQYFISTHGARKGLADTALKTANSGYLTRRLVDVAQDLVVTEDDCGTHNGIMMTPVIEGGDVKEPLRERVLGRVTAEDVIKPGTADILVPRNTLLNEKTCDLLEENSVDSVKVRSVVSCETDFGVCANCYGRDLARGHIINKGEAIGVIAAQSIGEPGTQLTMRTFHIGGAASRAAAESSIQVKNKGTLKLSNVKFVMNATGKLVITSRNTELKLIDEFGRTKESYKVPYGAVMGKGDGAEVNGGETVANWDPHTMPVISEVSGFIRFADMIDGQTITRQTDELTGLSSLVVLDSAERTGSGKDLRPALKIVDAKGEDVLIPGTDMPAQYFLPGKAIVQLEDGIQIGAGDTLARIPQESGGTKDITGGLPRVADLFEARRPKEPAILAEISGIISFGKETKGKRRLVISPLDGSDAYEEMIPKWRQLNVFEGEIVERGDVVSDGPESPHDILRLRGVHAVTRYITNEVQEVYRLQGVKINDKHIEVIVRQMLRKGTIVSAGGTEFLEGEQAEVSRVKIANRQLAAEGKIEATFSRDLLGITKASLATESFISAASFQETTRVLTEAAVAGKRDELRGLKENVIVGRLIPAGTGYAYHQDRMRRRAQGEVPVVPQVSAEEATANLAELLNAGNLGGSDDE from the coding sequence GTGAAAGACTTATTGAAGTTTCTGAAAGCGCAAACTAAGACCGAAGAGTTTGATGCGATCAAAATTGCTCTGGCATCGCCAGACATGATCCGTTCTTGGTCGTTCGGTGAAGTTAAAAAGCCGGAAACCATTAACTACCGTACGTTCAAACCAGAACGTGACGGCCTTTTCTGCGCCCGTATCTTTGGGCCGGTAAAAGATTACGAGTGCCTGTGCGGTAAGTACAAGCGCTTGAAACACCGCGGTGTTATCTGTGAGAAGTGCGGCGTTGAAGTGACCCAGACCAAAGTGCGCCGTGAGCGTATGGGCCACATCGAACTGGCTTCTCCAACTGCGCACATCTGGTTCCTGAAATCGCTGCCATCCCGCATCGGTTTACTGCTGGATATGCCACTGCGCGATATCGAACGTGTACTGTACTTCGAATCCTATGTAGTGGTCGAAGGCGGTATGACTAACCTCGAACGTCGTCAGATCCTGACTGAAGAGCAGTATCTGGATGCGTTGGAAGAGTTCGGTGACGAATTTGACGCCAAGATGGGTGCGGAAGCTATTCAGGCCCTGTTGAAAAACATGGATCTGGAAGCCGAGTGTGAGCAACTGCGTGAAGAGCTGAACGAAACCAACTCTGAAACCAAGCGTAAGAAGCTGACCAAGCGTATCAAGCTGCTGGAAGCGTTCGTTCAATCTGGTAACAAGCCAGAGTGGATGATCCTGACCGTGTTGCCAGTACTGCCGCCGGACCTGCGTCCGTTGGTTCCGCTGGACGGTGGCCGTTTCGCGACTTCAGATCTGAACGATCTGTATCGCCGCGTGATCAACCGTAACAACCGTCTGAAACGCCTGCTGGATCTGGCTGCGCCTGACATCATCGTGCGCAACGAAAAGCGTATGCTGCAAGAAGCGGTAGATGCCCTGCTGGATAACGGCCGTCGCGGTCGTGCAATCACCGGTTCCAACAAACGTCCTCTGAAATCTTTGGCCGATATGATCAAAGGTAAGCAGGGTCGTTTCCGTCAGAACCTGCTGGGTAAACGTGTTGACTATTCCGGTCGTTCTGTAATCACCGTAGGTCCATACCTGCGCCTGCATCAGTGCGGTCTGCCGAAGAAAATGGCACTGGAACTGTTCAAACCGTTCATCTACGGCAAGCTGGAACTGCGTGGCCTGGCCACGACGATCAAAGCCGCCAAGAAAATGGTTGAGCGCGAAGAAGCTGTCGTTTGGGATATCCTGGACGAAGTTATCCGCGAACACCCGGTACTGCTGAACCGTGCACCAACCCTGCACCGTTTGGGGATCCAGGCGTTTGAACCGGTTCTGATCGAAGGTAAAGCGATCCAGCTGCACCCGCTGGTTTGTGCGGCATACAACGCCGACTTCGATGGTGACCAAATGGCTGTTCACGTACCGTTGACGCTGGAAGCCCAGCTGGAAGCGCGTGCGTTGATGATGTCTACCAACAACATCCTGTCACCAGCGAACGGCGAGCCAATCATCGTTCCTTCTCAGGACGTTGTATTGGGTCTGTACTATATGACTCGTGACTGTGTTAACGCCAAGGGCGAAGGCATGGTTCTGACGGGTCCTAAGGAAGCTGAACGTGTTTATCGCGCCGGTCTGGCCTCTCTGCATGCACGCGTAAAAGTGCGTATTACAGAAGAGATCAAAAATACCGAAGGCGAATCTGTTCATCAGACCTCTATCGTTGATACCACCATTGGTCGTGCCATCCTGTGGATGATCGTACCAAAAGGTCTGCCTTACTCGATCGTTAACCAGCCTCTGGGCAAGAAAGCGATCTCCAAGATGCTGAACACCTGTTACCGCATCCTGGGCCTGAAGCCGACCGTTATCTTCGCTGACCAGATCATGTACACCGGTTTTGCTTACGCTGCTCGTTCTGGGGCTTCTGTAGGTATCGATGATATGGTGATTCCAGCGAAAAAAGCGGAGATCATCGAAGAAGCGGAAACCGAAGTTGCCGAGATCCAGGAGCAGTTCCAGTCTGGTCTGGTGACCGCTGGCGAACGCTACAACAAAGTGATCGATATCTGGGCTGCGGCGAACGAACGTGTTGCTAAAGCGATGATGGAAAACCTGTCGGTTGAAGACGTGGTTAACCGTGACGGCGTGGTGGAACAACAAGTTTCCTTCAACAGCATCTTTATGATGGCCGACTCCGGTGCTCGTGGTTCTGCCGCTCAGATCCGTCAGTTGGCCGGTATGCGTGGTCTGATGGCGAAGCCAGATGGCTCCATCATCGAAACGCCAATCACTGCGAACTTCCGTGAAGGTCTGAACGTACTCCAGTACTTCATCTCCACGCACGGTGCGCGTAAAGGTTTGGCGGATACCGCACTGAAAACGGCAAACTCCGGTTATCTGACCCGTCGTCTGGTTGACGTGGCGCAGGACCTGGTAGTAACCGAAGACGACTGTGGTACTCACAACGGCATCATGATGACTCCGGTTATCGAAGGTGGTGACGTTAAAGAGCCACTGCGTGAGCGCGTTCTGGGTCGTGTGACCGCCGAAGATGTCATCAAGCCGGGTACGGCGGACATCCTGGTGCCACGTAACACCCTGTTGAACGAGAAGACCTGTGACCTGTTGGAAGAGAACTCTGTCGACAGCGTTAAGGTTCGTTCCGTCGTTAGCTGTGAAACCGATTTTGGTGTGTGTGCCAATTGCTATGGTCGCGACCTGGCACGTGGTCACATCATCAACAAAGGTGAAGCTATCGGTGTTATCGCAGCACAGTCCATCGGTGAGCCGGGTACACAGCTGACGATGCGTACGTTCCACATCGGTGGTGCGGCTTCGCGTGCTGCTGCTGAATCCAGCATTCAGGTGAAGAACAAAGGTACGCTGAAGCTGAGCAACGTTAAGTTCGTTATGAACGCAACGGGCAAGCTGGTGATTACTTCACGTAATACCGAGCTGAAGCTGATCGACGAATTTGGTCGTACCAAAGAAAGCTATAAAGTGCCTTACGGTGCCGTGATGGGCAAAGGTGACGGTGCAGAAGTTAACGGTGGCGAAACCGTGGCTAACTGGGATCCGCACACCATGCCAGTTATCAGTGAAGTGAGTGGTTTCATCCGCTTCGCCGATATGATTGACGGCCAGACCATTACTCGCCAGACCGACGAACTGACCGGTTTGTCTTCTCTGGTGGTACTGGACAGCGCAGAGCGTACCGGTAGCGGTAAAGACCTGCGTCCGGCACTGAAAATCGTTGATGCCAAAGGCGAAGACGTATTGATCCCAGGTACAGATATGCCTGCTCAATACTTCCTGCCAGGTAAAGCGATTGTGCAGTTGGAAGACGGCATTCAGATCGGTGCGGGTGATACCCTGGCGCGTATTCCTCAGGAATCCGGCGGTACCAAGGATATTACCGGTGGTCTGCCACGCGTTGCGGATCTGTTCGAAGCTCGTCGTCCGAAAGAGCCGGCAATCCTGGCTGAAATCAGCGGGATTATCTCGTTCGGTAAAGAGACCAAAGGCAAACGTCGTCTGGTCATTTCCCCACTGGACGGCAGCGATGCTTACGAAGAGATGATCCCGAAATGGCGTCAGCTCAACGTGTTTGAAGGCGAAATTGTGGAGCGTGGTGACGTTGTTTCTGACGGCCCAGAATCTCCACACGACATTCTGCGTCTGCGTGGTGTGCATGCGGTTACCCGCTACATCACCAACGAAGTGCAGGAAGTTTATCGTCTGCAAGGCGTTAAGATTAACGATAAGCACATCGAAGTTATCGTTCGTCAGATGTTGCGTAAAGGCACCATCGTTAGCGCTGGCGGCACCGAGTTCCTGGAAGGCGAACAGGCTGAAGTTTCACGCGTCAAGATTGCTAACCGTCAGCTTGCGGCTGAAGGTAAAATCGAAGCAACCTTCTCACGTGACCTGCTGGGTATCACCAAGGCTTCCTTGGCGACCGAGTCCTTCATCTCTGCTGCATCGTTCCAGGAAACGACGCGTGTTCTCACCGAAGCGGCTGTTGCCGGTAAGCGTGACGAACTGCGTGGTCTGAAAGAGAACGTGATCGTGGGCCGTCTGATCCCTGCCGGTACCGGTTACGCTTATCATCAGGATCGTATGCGCCGTAGAGCACAGGGCGAAGTACCGGTTGTTCCGCAGGTTAGCGCGGAAGAAGCGACAGCGAACCTGGCTGAATTGCTCAATGCCGGTAATTTGGGTGGTAGTGACGACGAATAA